One region of Microscilla marina ATCC 23134 genomic DNA includes:
- a CDS encoding ABC transporter permease — protein MIIKIAWKNIWRNPMRSGVVIVSVLLGIWAGIFVLAFSLGMNNQRVKGQLENFVGHVTIKHAKYDEDKLVKYAIDDADKIVQQVSKQPQVTATTTRTSAVGMATSSAGGYGAAIHGIDLQNEPKVFSLKSKLVEGKYFEGIKRNPILIGKKLAKRLNLKLRSKMVLTFQNENGDITAGAFRIVGLYKSSNTVYDESNVFVRQNDLQKLLGNDVLIHHIVCRVDNYQVAPEVVKNLQGKLAKNHQNITVQSWKDTSPDLAYANDMMSQMLFIFVGIILLGLSMGIVNTMLMAVLERTRELGMLMAVGMSKGRVFRMIVIETFFLTCVGAPIGILLAWATIQYTGSNGIDLGMFSSGLENFGYDSIIRPMIEGSYYAQIGLMVVAAALLSAIYPAIKALKLKPVEAIRKV, from the coding sequence ATGATTATCAAAATAGCCTGGAAAAACATCTGGCGCAATCCAATGCGCAGCGGAGTGGTCATTGTCTCGGTGCTGCTGGGAATATGGGCGGGTATTTTTGTACTTGCTTTCTCGCTGGGTATGAACAACCAACGGGTAAAAGGACAACTCGAGAACTTTGTGGGGCATGTGACCATCAAACACGCCAAATATGACGAAGACAAACTGGTAAAGTACGCCATTGACGATGCTGACAAAATAGTTCAACAAGTGAGCAAGCAACCACAGGTAACAGCTACTACCACCCGAACAAGTGCGGTGGGTATGGCCACCAGTAGTGCAGGGGGCTATGGAGCAGCCATTCATGGCATAGACCTGCAAAATGAACCTAAAGTATTTAGCCTGAAAAGTAAACTGGTAGAAGGCAAGTACTTTGAAGGTATCAAAAGGAACCCTATTCTGATTGGTAAAAAACTTGCCAAAAGGCTCAATCTCAAATTGCGTTCTAAGATGGTACTCACTTTTCAGAACGAAAATGGTGATATTACAGCGGGGGCTTTCCGGATCGTGGGTTTGTACAAATCCAGCAATACAGTGTACGACGAGTCAAATGTGTTTGTACGCCAAAACGATTTGCAAAAACTATTGGGCAACGACGTACTCATTCATCATATTGTATGCCGGGTAGACAACTACCAGGTAGCCCCAGAAGTAGTAAAAAACCTACAAGGCAAACTAGCAAAAAACCACCAGAATATAACAGTACAAAGCTGGAAAGACACCTCACCCGACTTGGCTTATGCCAATGATATGATGAGCCAAATGCTGTTCATTTTTGTGGGTATTATACTCTTGGGGCTTTCTATGGGCATTGTCAATACAATGCTCATGGCAGTACTGGAGCGTACTCGTGAGCTAGGTATGCTCATGGCGGTGGGCATGAGCAAAGGACGGGTATTTAGAATGATTGTGATAGAAACTTTCTTTTTGACTTGTGTAGGTGCACCTATAGGCATACTGCTCGCCTGGGCAACCATTCAATATACTGGCAGCAATGGCATCGACTTGGGAATGTTTTCGTCAGGGTTGGAAAACTTCGGTTATGATTCTATCATTCGCCCTATGATTGAAGGGAGTTATTACGCCCAAATAGGACTTATGGTAGTTGCCGCCGCCTTGTTATCTGCCATTTATCCGGCAATCAAAGCATTGAAACTTAAGCCGGTAGAGGCTATTAGGAAGGTTTGA
- a CDS encoding TetR/AcrR family transcriptional regulator — translation MPRTAEQFAEIRQERKEEILRAALRLFGEKGYEATSIDTIAKEANISKGLVYNYFENKQKLLEEVLDMFYQKLGGTFRSLHDSTDPAEVIIREMLYLTRDSLKGEQEFWRLYTRLSFQYTNYLKEKYAPEMARWFNKITAVMEELKYPNPQIEAIKLGSIIDGISFNYLVAPELYPIDEVIENIANEYEAQRQNPR, via the coding sequence ATGCCAAGAACAGCGGAACAATTTGCCGAAATAAGGCAGGAGAGAAAAGAGGAGATTTTGCGGGCAGCCTTACGCTTGTTTGGAGAAAAAGGCTACGAAGCCACGAGTATTGACACCATAGCTAAAGAGGCCAATATCTCTAAGGGGTTGGTGTACAACTACTTCGAGAACAAACAAAAACTATTGGAAGAGGTACTGGATATGTTTTACCAAAAACTAGGGGGTACTTTTAGATCGCTGCACGATAGCACCGACCCTGCCGAGGTAATTATTAGAGAGATGTTGTACCTGACCCGCGACTCGCTCAAGGGAGAGCAGGAGTTTTGGCGATTGTATACACGCTTGTCGTTTCAGTATACCAATTACCTCAAAGAAAAATATGCTCCGGAAATGGCGCGTTGGTTTAATAAAATAACGGCGGTCATGGAAGAACTGAAGTACCCCAATCCACAGATAGAGGCCATCAAGCTAGGTTCTATCATCGATGGTATTTCTTTCAATTACTTGGTTGCTCCTGAGCTTTATCCTATTGATGAAGTGATAGAAAACATAGCCAATGAGTATGAAGCACAACGGCAAAACCCCAGATAG
- a CDS encoding ABC transporter permease, which produces MYLKLAWRNIWRNRRRTIITISAIFFAVFLSVMQRSMKVGSIERTIDQMVGAFLGHIQVHQKGYWDEQNLDNSFANSPTLLQTIKQTPGVAQVIPRLDSYALVAGLERSRAGLIMGIDPIAEKQLSNPEKKLVKGKYLAKANEEALLIAQGLAQYLKVQMGDSLVLLGQGFQGQSATGKYLVKGIIKMPDPKLNKALVYLPIKTAQSLFATESRLTTYCIRLDNAKNLTRVRASLQQNLAETPPKGVAYEVISWKTMAPELVQMMEADKQAGKIMLGVFYMILGFGILGTVLMMTSERRYEFGVLIGIGMKRFKLGILVFFEMLMLAGIGVILGIVVSLPIAWYLHLNPIWLTGDMAKAMEGYGMEPIIPFSVDPAIFSTQAIIVFVLTMIISIYPMVHTKRLNVMEALHG; this is translated from the coding sequence ATGTATCTAAAACTTGCCTGGAGAAATATATGGCGCAATCGTCGCCGCACAATCATTACTATCTCTGCCATTTTCTTTGCGGTGTTTTTATCAGTGATGCAACGCTCTATGAAAGTGGGGTCTATTGAGCGGACCATCGATCAGATGGTAGGCGCTTTTTTGGGACATATCCAGGTTCACCAAAAGGGTTACTGGGACGAACAAAACCTGGACAATTCTTTTGCCAACTCCCCTACCCTGCTACAAACCATCAAACAAACACCAGGGGTCGCCCAAGTGATTCCCAGACTGGATAGCTATGCATTGGTGGCAGGGCTTGAGCGTAGTCGCGCCGGACTCATCATGGGTATTGACCCTATTGCTGAAAAACAACTATCAAACCCTGAAAAAAAGTTGGTTAAGGGCAAATATTTGGCGAAAGCCAACGAAGAAGCCCTGTTGATTGCGCAGGGGCTTGCCCAATATCTAAAGGTGCAAATGGGCGATTCGCTGGTATTGTTGGGGCAGGGGTTTCAGGGACAAAGTGCCACAGGTAAATACTTGGTAAAGGGTATTATAAAAATGCCAGACCCCAAGCTCAACAAGGCATTGGTATACCTGCCTATCAAAACAGCACAGTCGCTTTTTGCCACTGAGAGTCGCCTGACTACTTATTGTATTCGGCTCGACAATGCCAAGAATCTAACTAGGGTAAGGGCGAGTTTGCAGCAAAACCTGGCAGAAACGCCCCCCAAAGGAGTAGCTTATGAAGTAATAAGCTGGAAAACAATGGCGCCTGAACTGGTACAAATGATGGAGGCTGATAAACAAGCAGGTAAGATTATGCTAGGGGTGTTTTATATGATACTAGGCTTTGGCATTTTGGGTACGGTGCTTATGATGACCTCGGAGCGCCGCTATGAGTTTGGGGTATTGATTGGCATAGGTATGAAACGCTTTAAGCTGGGCATTTTAGTGTTTTTTGAGATGTTGATGCTGGCGGGTATTGGGGTAATACTGGGCATTGTGGTCAGCTTACCCATTGCCTGGTACCTTCACTTGAACCCTATCTGGCTTACAGGCGACATGGCCAAAGCAATGGAAGGCTATGGCATGGAACCCATTATACCTTTTTCGGTAGACCCGGCAATTTTTAGCACGCAGGCAATCATTGTTTTTGTGCTCACAATGATTATTTCTATTTACCCAATGGTGCATACCAAACGCCTGAATGTCATGGAAGCTTTGCATGGGTAA
- a CDS encoding aspartyl protease family protein has translation MITSKNTINTRSGNKIGLIACFMTLLLLMQAQTYAKTPQNVAAVRLPMKMVGEHIFIKLKVGDSQHLNFIFDTGAGGTVINLRTAKNLKLMPSGFTPVKSAHSQDFTPYFANNELKLAHLSVPDVRLLGSSLSHLEARSGAVIDGIVGFAILKKYIVRINHDAHQLELYNKAQYQFPKNAKAYDVSWWFPVPSIKASITLDNGEKVTGSFLIDTGASTSLILTTPFVNRHQLLKKFNKKLKHSSQGLTSSKVTDFKARLKGMKVGDFNFSNVPVNLSRAKRGLLASDKIDGILGNAILKRFNLILDYSNQKLILEPNRYFKQAFKVNSSGIRIKLTLKKEFKVMEIYKNSPADKAGLLPEDELLAINGMSTKKLTMTRIIQLFREHGNVVYLTVKREGKIKKFAMKLQSLI, from the coding sequence ATGATAACATCCAAAAACACGATCAATACGAGATCAGGCAATAAAATTGGCTTGATTGCCTGCTTTATGACTCTTTTGCTTTTGATGCAAGCTCAAACATACGCCAAAACACCCCAAAATGTAGCCGCTGTAAGGTTGCCCATGAAAATGGTGGGAGAACATATTTTTATCAAATTAAAGGTAGGCGACTCGCAACACCTCAATTTTATATTTGACACGGGTGCCGGAGGCACGGTGATCAACCTACGTACTGCCAAAAACTTAAAGTTGATGCCCAGTGGTTTTACACCAGTCAAAAGTGCCCACAGCCAAGACTTTACCCCTTATTTTGCCAATAATGAATTAAAACTAGCGCATTTGAGTGTACCCGATGTACGCTTGTTGGGTTCGTCACTCTCGCACCTTGAGGCACGCTCAGGCGCAGTCATTGATGGCATTGTTGGTTTTGCTATTCTCAAAAAATACATCGTACGCATCAATCACGATGCGCATCAACTAGAACTCTACAACAAAGCCCAGTATCAGTTTCCTAAAAATGCCAAGGCCTATGACGTAAGCTGGTGGTTTCCAGTGCCCAGCATCAAGGCAAGCATTACGCTCGACAACGGTGAAAAGGTGACTGGGTCGTTTTTGATAGATACCGGGGCAAGTACTTCGTTGATATTGACTACTCCTTTTGTAAACCGTCATCAATTGCTCAAAAAATTCAACAAAAAATTAAAGCATAGCTCCCAAGGCTTGACTAGTTCTAAGGTGACCGATTTCAAGGCGCGCCTGAAAGGAATGAAAGTAGGCGATTTTAATTTTAGCAATGTGCCCGTAAACCTCAGCCGCGCCAAGCGAGGCCTGCTTGCCTCCGACAAGATTGATGGCATTTTGGGCAATGCTATTCTTAAGCGTTTTAACCTGATTTTGGATTACTCGAACCAAAAATTGATTTTAGAGCCTAATCGTTACTTTAAACAAGCTTTTAAAGTAAACTCATCGGGTATAAGAATTAAGCTTACGCTCAAAAAAGAATTTAAAGTGATGGAGATTTACAAAAACTCTCCTGCCGATAAAGCGGGGCTACTCCCCGAAGACGAACTGTTGGCGATTAATGGCATGTCTACCAAAAAACTGACCATGACCCGCATTATTCAGTTATTCAGAGAACACGGCAATGTGGTATACCTCACGGTAAAAAGAGAGGGGAAAATCAAAAAATTTGCCATGAAACTGCAATCACTTATTTAG
- a CDS encoding ABC transporter permease: MYLKLAWRNIWRNKRRTVITMVSIFFAVFFSIFMLSMQNGSYDNIIQNTVGSFTGYVQIHQKGYWNEQNIDNSFEWSKQLQQQIRQPEAVTEVVPRLESYALLASTQKSKAGLVLAIDPAKEQALSAPQKKLVQGNYFDKKDEER, from the coding sequence ATGTATTTAAAACTTGCCTGGAGGAATATATGGCGCAATAAGCGTAGGACAGTGATTACAATGGTGTCTATATTTTTTGCGGTATTTTTCTCCATTTTTATGCTCTCCATGCAGAATGGCTCTTATGATAACATAATCCAAAACACTGTAGGCTCTTTTACGGGGTATGTGCAAATACACCAAAAAGGCTACTGGAATGAACAAAACATTGACAATAGTTTTGAATGGAGTAAGCAGCTACAACAGCAAATAAGGCAACCTGAGGCAGTAACCGAAGTAGTTCCCAGGTTGGAGTCGTATGCCTTGCTGGCAAGCACTCAAAAAAGCAAAGCAGGTTTGGTATTAGCCATTGACCCTGCCAAAGAACAGGCGTTGTCGGCACCACAAAAAAAGCTGGTACAAGGCAACTACTTTGACAAAAAAGACGAAGAGCGGTAA
- a CDS encoding IS110 family transposase codes for MEPSSPYYQALRELTRERSTLKKERIKLKNQLHASFTLEYRVVLVEEHLSLVETQVKQVDKAIKKHLTCQKEENKKIKEKVEKVLSTPGVHYTVTATILAETDDFAKIENARQLIPYAALGINHRQSGQIESPGKIKKTGNKHIKSVLFFPAYSARRASEEISAFYDRIVKKRNGTAGALAVGRKLLILIYTLWKNNTVYDPNCIKKGVTSCTS; via the coding sequence ATGGAACCTTCTTCTCCATATTATCAGGCGCTTAGGGAATTAACCAGAGAAAGGTCTACTCTCAAGAAAGAGAGAATCAAACTTAAGAATCAACTACACGCAAGTTTTACCCTAGAGTACAGAGTAGTCTTGGTTGAAGAACACTTATCTTTGGTTGAAACTCAGGTAAAACAAGTTGATAAAGCCATCAAAAAGCATTTGACCTGCCAAAAGGAGGAAAATAAAAAAATCAAGGAGAAAGTAGAAAAAGTGTTATCCACTCCAGGAGTACACTATACTGTAACAGCTACGATTTTGGCAGAAACAGATGATTTTGCTAAAATAGAAAATGCCCGACAGCTTATACCTTACGCTGCTTTGGGTATTAATCATAGACAATCTGGACAAATTGAAAGTCCAGGAAAAATAAAAAAAACAGGAAATAAGCACATAAAAAGTGTTCTGTTTTTTCCTGCCTATTCTGCCCGAAGAGCTTCTGAGGAGATCAGTGCTTTTTATGACAGGATTGTTAAGAAAAGAAATGGAACTGCTGGTGCCCTTGCAGTAGGACGAAAACTGTTAATATTGATTTATACTCTGTGGAAGAACAATACAGTTTATGACCCTAATTGCATTAAAAAAGGGGTAACAAGCTGCACCTCTTAA
- a CDS encoding outer membrane lipoprotein-sorting protein, producing MNIAQLNKLRWILIGLLLATANFIQAQNATEIVKKADSHMQGKSSQGIMIMTIVRPKWRRTVEMKSWSKGKGFSLILIKKPVRDKGSGYLKRGKEMWNWLPKVGRVVKMPPSMMNQSWMGSDFTNDDLVRQSSIVVDYTHKILGSETLEGRDCYKVLLTPKPNAPVVWGKVEMWISKKDYLQLQSKMYDEDGYLVNTMRGSKIKNLGGRVLPSYMEMIPADKPNQKTVLEYKQMVFNKPISDGFFSVQNMKRVN from the coding sequence ATGAACATTGCACAATTAAATAAATTACGCTGGATACTGATAGGTTTATTGCTGGCAACCGCCAATTTTATACAAGCCCAAAACGCCACCGAAATTGTAAAAAAAGCTGATAGTCATATGCAAGGCAAAAGCTCACAGGGCATAATGATCATGACCATTGTACGCCCCAAATGGCGACGAACTGTAGAGATGAAGTCGTGGAGCAAAGGCAAAGGCTTTTCCTTGATTTTGATAAAAAAACCAGTCCGCGACAAGGGTAGTGGCTATCTGAAGCGGGGCAAAGAAATGTGGAACTGGTTGCCCAAAGTAGGTAGGGTAGTAAAAATGCCTCCTTCTATGATGAATCAGTCCTGGATGGGGTCTGACTTTACAAATGATGACCTGGTACGTCAATCATCAATAGTGGTAGACTACACCCACAAAATTTTAGGTTCGGAGACATTGGAAGGGCGTGACTGCTATAAAGTATTGCTTACCCCTAAACCCAACGCACCTGTAGTGTGGGGCAAGGTAGAAATGTGGATTTCTAAGAAGGATTACCTCCAACTACAGTCTAAAATGTACGACGAGGATGGTTACCTGGTAAACACTATGCGCGGTAGCAAAATAAAAAACCTGGGTGGAAGAGTATTGCCTAGCTATATGGAGATGATTCCGGCGGATAAGCCTAACCAAAAAACAGTGCTCGAATACAAACAAATGGTGTTTAACAAGCCTATCAGTGATGGATTCTTTTCAGTGCAAAATATGAAGCGGGTGAATTGA
- a CDS encoding ABC transporter permease produces MAQGLAQYLKLNVGDSLVLIGQGFQGQSAVDKLLVKGIVKFPAPDINKSLVYVPLTTGQNLYAAENRLTSLALVVKQPKKLDKVLTLLNAKVDTQQYKVMSWKQMMPEMVQMIEVDGLANYITVGVLYMVVCFGIFGTILMMTAERRYEFGILIGIGMKRFKLGTVVILEMLIIALMGVILGAIASSPLVAYFHANPLKLTGKAAESMLEMGIEPIIPFSTDPMIFVSQAVVILGFTLLIALYPWWFTQKIKLIDALR; encoded by the coding sequence TTGGCTCAAGGGCTTGCCCAATACCTTAAGCTCAATGTGGGCGACTCGCTGGTATTGATCGGACAAGGTTTTCAGGGGCAAAGTGCCGTAGACAAACTCTTGGTCAAAGGCATTGTCAAGTTTCCGGCTCCCGACATTAACAAGTCGTTGGTGTATGTGCCACTGACTACAGGACAAAACTTATATGCTGCCGAGAACAGGCTCACTTCGTTGGCTTTGGTGGTCAAACAACCTAAAAAGCTGGACAAGGTATTGACATTGCTCAATGCTAAGGTAGATACCCAACAATATAAGGTGATGTCGTGGAAGCAAATGATGCCTGAAATGGTACAAATGATTGAGGTAGACGGGCTGGCTAACTACATAACTGTGGGGGTGCTATATATGGTGGTTTGCTTTGGTATTTTTGGCACTATACTTATGATGACCGCCGAACGCCGCTATGAGTTTGGGATATTGATTGGCATAGGGATGAAACGTTTTAAACTGGGGACAGTGGTCATTTTAGAAATGTTGATCATTGCGCTGATGGGTGTAATACTGGGAGCAATAGCAAGCTCGCCCTTGGTGGCTTATTTTCACGCAAATCCGCTCAAACTGACAGGAAAAGCGGCAGAATCAATGCTTGAAATGGGCATTGAACCTATCATTCCGTTTTCTACCGACCCTATGATTTTTGTGTCACAAGCGGTCGTTATTTTAGGCTTTACGCTACTTATTGCGCTTTACCCTTGGTGGTTTACCCAAAAAATTAAATTGATTGATGCATTGCGTTAG